A genomic region of Gossypium hirsutum isolate 1008001.06 chromosome D01, Gossypium_hirsutum_v2.1, whole genome shotgun sequence contains the following coding sequences:
- the LOC107951788 gene encoding calcium-binding protein KRP1, with translation MSAIPPSTSQNSSSSGFQDFLPVMADKLGGDGLIGELCNGFKLLMDREKGVITFDSLKKNSALLGLQDLTDDDLKCMMKEGDFDGDGALNQMEFCVLMFRLSPELMEASRFFFEEAFQHEFKDFH, from the coding sequence ATGTCTGCGATTCCTCCATCAACTTCACAAAACTCATCATCTTCAGGTTTCCAGGATTTCTTGCCCGTGATGGCTGACAAGCTCGGAGGGGATGGCTTGATAGGGGAACTGTGCAATGGGTTCAAACTGTTGATGGATAGAGAAAAAGGGGTCATTACTTTCGACAGCTTGAAGAAGAATTCGGCCCTGTTGGGGTTACAGGACTTGACAGATGATGATTTGAAGTGTATGATGAAAGAAGGTGATTTTGATGGCGATGGGGCTCTTAATCAGATGGAGTTTTGTGTGTTGATGTTCAGGTTGAGCCCTGAGTTGATGGAAGCATCTCGGTTTTTTTTTGAAGAAGCTTTTCAACATGAATTCAAGGATTTTCATTGA